cagatgATGTCAGAGATTAAAACCTTAAATCTTTACCAGACCTGTATTATGACCTGCAGGGTCCGGGCCTTGACAAATGTGGCTATGTATCATGTTTTAAGGGCTATAATGACACGTAATCACATTTACTGCAATACTGAAAATGTCTTTTCATAGCTGGACTCATAAGAGCTTCTGGTGCTTTGATTTTGTCGCTCATATCTCATCCGAAGTGCAACATGAAATATTTATCGCCGCCCCTCCAAGTCATTGTTGTGAATGAAACGTTTTactttgacttgcatttctcCCGCTGCCGTACAACATGTAGTGAACAAAATCCTATTGCAGAAGGAAGGAATATAAGATGTGATAGCGCCATCCCATAAAAGCAAATATATTACTTATGTAGAGAGCACCTTAGGGTAGTGGTCCCACAgagatcatttaaaaacacatcaaatatcatttttaataaCTTCTCGCTCAACGTAATTTGCTGCTTCAAAGCAAATATAGTCTTTCTCACAAATTCCCCAAGCTATGGATAGAATTGTGAACAAACAGCGCACTCGCACGACAGGATCAAGGGCCCAGAGGCATCATTGCGACCACAGCGATCTTATGAAAAGAGCATTTCTTATGTACTTTGTAAAAGCGCTTACTTAAGCTAAGTTTATCATCATATAATGACTAGGATATTGAAAGACTGTATAGCGAATTGTGAAAGACAGCACATCCCTCAATGAGCGGAAGCTGGCCTGTTAAAGCTCTGTATGGTCTCGGCCACCGGACTGCATCGTAGCCTAGAACATCTTGATGTAGAGctacaattgtttttttcacgtcctcagagagttctttgccatgaagtgccatgctgaacttccagtgaccagtacgAGAGGGTGTAACACCAAAtgtaacacacctgctccccattcacgcCTGACACCTTCCGACACTAACGATCCACATGACCCCGGGAGGAAAGATGGCAAATTGGGCCCAGTTAGTGCAGTTTAACATAAGGTTAGACATTAATGGCCGTCTGTTgcgttattttgaggggacagtaattttacactgttctacaagctgtacattgactacttTACGTTGTTTCGAAGTGTCGTTTCTTTAGTGCTGTGCCACGAAAAgatatcatatacagtcatccctcatttattgcggtttaATTGCTTTTACactcgaccatgataagtgaatttccacaaagtaagattccttatttataaattgaatatttccgtagttagagcatagaaaacctgtttccaactttctaaatatgttttttttaaacattattagagccctccagaaatgaaataacacccctctagtcaGCGTAACACTCGTATTACAGAATATAGCAGACAAAAAAGacaggaaataagccatttaagacataaataaaatataaacataaataagacataatatagactcacacgttagcactggCAAAGTTTCTTGTTGCTGTTACGTCCTGCggtgtctcatcagtgtaacattactgacacctggtgaccagtgtagactactacaCATCAACAACATGTATTTGAATGTGGCTTTTGTCtgcgtgaaaatgcttaatttaggccagacatatgtcaaatttgcttattATGCATATTTTCACTGATAATAGACCCCAgtctgatttattcattaatagaGTTTGAAAAACagagtgacagagtgaagctgtgaaattcaaagcgcaaagcggcgagggacgactgtttgcagaaatgtgacgggtatactcacttttgtgacatactatactataagtttcacttctacatctcacagcaactatggtgcattcaaggaccaccgaacaaagtgaaaaatctcaacgcttgacaaaaaaacattatcagtgaaacaatgaagacataaaaaactgtgggcttttttaacGGTGGTACGTGGATGCTGCACATTTAACCTGTATTATGACATATTTATCAATGATTACTAATgttgaccagaactggactcacaagaccaaatgggggggtaagtcactgttgaaatagtccactgctgatggggatgtcaaacaacttcatgttaaaaaaatccaaactatcccgttaatgttctttttgttcagcagtggttttcgtcttggaactcggagcccagtgtctttcttatggtggagtcattaacactgaccttaactgaggcaagtgaggcctgcagttctttggatgttgttgtggggtcttttgtgacctcttggatgagtcgtcactgcactcttggggtaattttgctcggccggccactcctgggaaggttcatcagTATTCCGTGTtgacatttgtggataatggctctcactgtggtttgctggagtcccaaagctttagaaatggctttataaccttttccagactgatagatctcaaataatctcagttaagttatgttttaacatgggGGGCAATtaatttttcacacagggtcatgtaggtttgggttctcccttaattatgaatagtttcatttaaaaactgcattttgtgttcagttgggttgtcattgactaatgtttgAATTGGTTCGATGCTCTGCGTTGCACTGAGCCCACCGCTCTTTTTTCCATGAAGTCacgccaaactttttagccgctccttgttgtttgttggtgctcgccggcttcttcttcgttggtgttcgcagctatttcttccggtcggcGAAGTGAGCATCGAAACTGGGAATCGAAAATTTTAAAATGCGAACGAccctaattattattaacttggggtgaatgagatgtgttatcTTCGCGGAAAAACACCTCCtattttcacagaaaaaaattTGAGACAAATGTttgtgaccaaaaatctgcgagGATCCACGGCACGCTGTTCACAATGTGTACACATAAAAGATCAATATGAGGTTTGATTTCATAAGTTCATGAGGGATACACAGTCATACATGCTGTTTTCATGATTATACAAGAAATAATCATGTGAAAAGGGGGTGTTTTTTGGAGGGGTTGGTAATTGTCAGCAATGTATAATTATGCACACACTTTGTTGGaatttggctttttttaatGGTGGCTGtaatcatttgtgtgttttgataGTTATTTGTAATTTCTATGTAGCGTTATGCCCAAAGTGATTCATGACTTagtaaaatttaaattttaagtaaatTATGTTGTATGGTTTCCTCCTAACTCAGTCGTGTCCGAAGTCCAAAGGACGGGGGCCATTGGCGGTCTGCCAGCAGcagattctaaaaatacaatttaacaaggaaacttaaaaaaaaaaaaacagcaaaaatggaaaaatccctattaattttacaagaataaaatcaaaaacattaagagaaaaaacgtgcattctaacaagaaaaactcATAATTTTAGAATTTTTGATGGTTATGTTATTAGAAacagcaaaacaataaataaagttgtcatttttggttgtgcaaaaagttataaagttacgagaataaagaataaaaacaacagcagaaatggaaaaaaaaacagctctgaTTTTTACGAGTCTAAAGTggaaacattaagagaaaaaagttgcattctaatgaaaagaaaattgacaattttaccagaataaattcataatattatgaggaaaaataatgtcaccgttttttttaaagttgtaatattatgacaaacaaaaattacaaaataaagttttaatttatggaaaatttggttccgaaaaaagttctaatattatgggaataacgtttTTCAAAAAACGTTTActttagaagaaagttgaaatatttggtgaaaaaaacaacagcaaaaatggcaaaaaaaaagagcaaagactgaagttcagactaataataggctttttcacctatatcacaaagttttttgctttacaaaatatcaaactgatcctttcattttcactacgtggccctcgctggaaaaagtttggacacccttgtcctgactggaaatgacacaagaaagaaGCAGTGACTGTAAAATGTGCTGAGagatatttctttttaaatgtttacttttattagtttccattttttaatgacacttttgtgttccaaatgtttttgttattaataaaatTCAGTCAAAATTCAATACAAATGGAAAACATGCCATACATGTAGCATGTTGGGAGGCAAAGTACCACAGgtcacccagcatgccttgcggcgggtaaatgtgtgtaattctgGCATGTTCTGTACAAGGTATGTTTGTgcataaatgttttttcatcccCACAATGTGCAGTGGCTAGGTTACACTACGTGTCACATATGTGGTAACTTTTTGTATCACGATAAAAATAAAGAGCATTTCCTTAAGCAAGCCTGGTATTTCCTCTTACTATTTCCTGTGCAACTCAAGCAAAAACCATTGAAATCTGTGTATATTAAAGGAATGACTTCATTTTGTTGCATGTGAGGCACAGGGAAGTCCTCCACACGGTGACAGCCCAGGAGCAAGACCGGAGCAGAGGTGCCGATGGACATGATGGGCACAATGTCCGGACCCCGGTGGCGGTGTCAAGCGTCGGGGAAGACCGAGCCATCCTTTTGGGCTTCAGCATGATGGCCTTCTCTGTGCTCATGTTCTTTGTGGTCGGCATCACGATGGTCAAACCTCACATTAACAGGTGCTCTGCAGTCGCACTGGAATAAAAATAGTTTGAAATGAATGCTTTTGCTCTGCAGTAGTGTAGAACTGCATTGCATTGTAATAAAAGGTGTTTTTAGGTGAATCAACACCTTTAGCGgcatgcagtgcagttcttcaCTACTGCCATctataatataaaacatattgttaaataataactCTATAATATAGAGTTCCAAACCTTACTGAGCATGTATGTATTAAAAGACTCTTGCATTGTTTATTGTCCCTGGagaactgtaataaaaatgtaaggAAACGTACTCACTTTTGTAAGATACGATATGTTAAAACATCCCTTGGAGCAGAAATCCAGGAGAAATATCCGGCATCATCCTGCGCATGTCCTGTTGTGGCTTCTCATGAACTTCCCCCCGCCTCTTGTGCTGCAGTAAGTGGGAGGAAGAAGACAGATGCATGCTGCTGCACGCTGAAATCCTGGACGAGTGGGTCGACTGCAGAGGCGTGAGCACCATACCGTGCCTCACGGTGACCGTCCACCTCACAGCCTCCAATCAAAGCGCCTTGCTGCATTTTGACGAGGAGTCCGTGCTGCTTACGCCGAAGGTAGGCATGGGTGACAGCTCGTTCGTGGACAATGTCATCTGGAGCGACACTGTCTTTTGGAAATACTGTACAAGTCGTGGtaaactggttccagacccgaccgataagtgaattcccgcgaagtaggattcaatgtcaataaatggaatatttccgtaaAAAAGCCTAAAATATCTAAAACATtctaaaatatgacttttaccattattagagccctctagacatgaaataacacccctatagtcacccttacactcgtattacccaatataggagatataataacagaaaataagccatttaagacataaataagactcacgcttgtgtgtgtttcaataaatgtcttccagacttgtggacaggaagtgacgtcggggattcagagtacggccacaacattattattaacgttattattatgatgatgacttatttttattattatatgttattattgtgagataaacaatcataaaataataaaagcctttgGTGGCgattaagtctggtgcttgtcactAGTGACTAAGGCTGTCAATCCATTCAAATATTGAAttgcgattaatcacattttgtctgtagttaactcataattaatcgcaattCATCTCAGatagaaagaagtttttatctataataaattggggtgtaaatctctttgtggtaaacgcttAGAGTTAGAGTATCTTAgagttaagatacgattcaaaaactacatattaaaaaaaaaaaatcagtattttTGATACAGTATACAAATGATACTATTCGATATGATTACATTTGTCGATGTAGACGTTAATcttacattgtaaaataaagaagccgaTTGTATGAAAGAGTCATTCtgacagtattttcaaatgtgtaaaagagcacattaCATCGCCAAGCATGCATGGAAACATTCAGGTGCAATGaaatcatttgtaaataactacatcacttttttttgtacaaggatacacattttggaaatacgggccattgttttattcaagaaataacatatagttagaaatcccacaatttttgcatgtttaatgcgagcggagACTTGTTTCACTTTGTTccatggtccttgaacgcaccacttAACTTTGCAGTGTATCTTCTCCAACGATGCACAGATAAGACTACTGtatctgttttttctttcacctcatatttggtcccaaatgctgatgctatgtggggatgcataaaggtaagatttgatgaccttattgagtgctaatgtacatttgagtccaggctcgtactggcgGATAGTGTCTCTGTATTCGTGTAATGCTTTTaagttgatgttgttcctgtcacagtttacaataatttacaatacataataaataagatgaatcagatggctataatgtacttatgttatgtgtttgttgaaaatctttcccagtGACCAGCTAGCGTGACGCTAACGCTAGCGatagctaatgctatttacagccAGTCATTGAAACAaacccccaaatagctgtcctcggctatgcctgcccgtAACCATTAGCTCCtagcccaaattttagctaGCCGTTTAAAGCAAAAATCCGCCGAGAAAAAAAACTCATGAGTTGGGCCACTCACGGTACcattgtataaatgacaattcaAAAGATACCTGCAGTGGAGTATCTTCTCTCTTCTTCCCGGCGACGTACTTCGTGACAACTCGACTCACAGCGGCACAAAttactttggtcttgtcgagagaggCGTCAGCCAGAGCTGTGAAGCTAAACtcaccattcaaaataccctttccttcctttgcccatttctgctcaatatttgttcccgcttctgGCTTCACAGCAGCGGCCACGGCGCTGTGTTTCCCCAAACTACGGCGTGGGCACGTTAACCGCGTGTCAAAAAAGAATTAAAGGGAACTTccgtgttaactttgacagccctactagtGACACCCAGTGAGGGAACGGTGTTTGAaccgcgagggacgactgtatttgaaAAGTCCATTACAAGCCTTTTTTactctagtaaaaaaaaaaaatgtcatcatatttaTAATGAAATCCATTTTGACTTTAGTTCAAGCTACCAAATCATGTTTTCTTTCCAGTGTTTCTACGTGCCCAAATGTCAGATGGACCAAAAAGAACTTGAAGGTGAAGTCCTGAAGGTGAAAAGCAACTTGGACGCTCAGCTGGGAAGCACCTCGTCATGCTTGACGGACCCCACCAGGCACCCTGGGGACGTCATCTTGAGCAGAAAGTACACTCTGAGGAGGACCCTGTTGGCTCTCCTGTGGCCCAGTCTGATGCT
This sequence is a window from Dunckerocampus dactyliophorus isolate RoL2022-P2 chromosome 2, RoL_Ddac_1.1, whole genome shotgun sequence. Protein-coding genes within it:
- the kcnmb3 gene encoding calcium-activated potassium channel subunit beta-3; the protein is MKLHAVSLMIKEVSQVTREVLHTVTAQEQDRSRGADGHDGHNVRTPVAVSSVGEDRAILLGFSMMAFSVLMFFVVGITMVKPHINSKWEEEDRCMLLHAEILDEWVDCRGVSTIPCLTVTVHLTASNQSALLHFDEESVLLTPKCFYVPKCQMDQKELEGEVLKVKSNLDAQLGSTSSCLTDPTRHPGDVILSRKYTLRRTLLALLWPSLMLGGGALLVGLVKLTQCLAHLSSEICSVAAGGRLAAKYTHGKFYKIIQRSTVSSAM